The Nitrogeniibacter aestuarii genome has a window encoding:
- the putA gene encoding bifunctional proline dehydrogenase/L-glutamate gamma-semialdehyde dehydrogenase PutA, with the protein MMPTPMARDAAALPEGPRGPLRRAIDAAWRLPEAECLPPLLLAARLTDEQAGQARSLARALVSGIREKRMRAPGVDTLMKEFSLSSQEGVALMCLAESLLRIPDRETADQLIRDKLAEKDWAAHLGHSPSMFVNAAAWGLLLTGRVVRPHEATGLAAAVGRLVQQGGEPLIRRGMDMAMHLLGEQFVMAEDIDAALLAAPAGEAKGYRYSFDMLGEAAMTMADADCYDARYRDAIEVIGKANAGRSVIEGHGISIKLSALHPRYEWSQRDRVMAELLPRVRALLVQARAHGLGVNIDAEEADRLDLSLDLFEALAMDPVFAGWDGLGFVVQAYQKRAPYVLDFLVGLARRSGHRLMVRLVKGAYWDSEIKHAQVAGASDYPVFTRKVFTDVSYLACARKLLEARDLVYPQFATHNAYSVAAIMQMAGGQATAEDFEFQCLFGMGESLYDQVVGPDQLDRQVRIYAPIGDHRSLLPYLVRRLLENGANSSFVNRIVDERIPVDALISDPVVSAVIAGDGSNPNIPPPASLFGEQRRNSLGLDLASEPVREAFGIALQDSYGQMPTVAPMVDGVCPSHSSTEAVRNPADTQDIVGNVVVADSSAVEQALCIAMRAAEGWAFTPVSARADLLDRMADALESDPFPFMALAVREAGKTWGNAHGEVREAVDFCRYYAAQARQTHVAAETRPLGPVVCISPWNFPLAIFVGQVAAALVAGNPVIAKPAGQTPLIAARAVGLFHAVGVPTSVLQCLPGPGRRVGAALVADERVKGVIFTGLTATARQIARALAARGGDIPLVAETGGQNAMIVDSSALPEQVIADVMSSAFDSAGQRCSALRVLCLQEDVADAMLDMLRGAVRQLRVGDPADVRTDIGPVIDAGALVRLQSHVAGMRAVGMPVEAPPLSEALHQGHFMSPTLIEIDSLERLDGEVFGPVLHVLRYKASELAALVAKINATGYGLTLGIYSRIDARIHAVVKEARAGNIYVNRNMIGAVVGVQPFGGEGCSGTGPKAGGPFYLSRLTRHAAPPLNSAEPVGNPLLDVFESWLSDGDVPGLSDGVRSALIGIAARYASQSPVGLEWMLTGPTGEQNCWKVVPRRRVAGVSECARGVLHQLAAALATGNRLLLNDVPMARSLFAQAPAQVTQRLVWVPNVLEAAPELVLFDGAVATADAMRRQLAEGKGGLVPLVTPSPHYDLMRLVVERTVTVNTTAAGVNASLMSMGD; encoded by the coding sequence ATGATGCCAACGCCCATGGCTCGGGACGCGGCGGCGCTGCCGGAAGGGCCCCGTGGCCCGCTGCGACGTGCCATCGATGCGGCCTGGCGGTTGCCGGAGGCCGAATGCCTGCCGCCGCTGCTGCTCGCGGCGCGCCTGACCGACGAGCAGGCAGGCCAGGCCCGATCGCTGGCCCGGGCGCTGGTGTCCGGCATTCGCGAGAAACGCATGCGTGCTCCGGGGGTGGATACACTCATGAAGGAGTTTTCGCTCTCCAGCCAGGAGGGGGTTGCCCTCATGTGCCTGGCCGAGTCCCTGTTGCGTATTCCTGATCGTGAAACGGCGGATCAGCTCATTCGGGACAAGCTGGCGGAAAAGGATTGGGCTGCGCATCTGGGGCACAGCCCGTCCATGTTCGTCAATGCAGCGGCCTGGGGATTGCTGCTGACGGGCAGGGTCGTGAGGCCGCACGAAGCGACGGGGCTGGCAGCGGCCGTGGGGCGGCTCGTTCAGCAAGGCGGGGAGCCGCTGATCCGGCGAGGGATGGATATGGCCATGCACCTGCTCGGTGAGCAGTTCGTCATGGCCGAGGACATCGACGCGGCGCTCTTGGCTGCACCCGCCGGCGAGGCCAAAGGCTATCGGTATTCGTTCGACATGCTGGGCGAAGCGGCGATGACCATGGCGGATGCCGACTGCTATGACGCGCGGTATCGCGATGCCATCGAAGTAATCGGCAAGGCCAACGCGGGGCGGAGCGTGATCGAAGGTCACGGCATTTCCATCAAGCTCTCGGCACTTCACCCGCGCTACGAATGGTCGCAGCGCGATCGTGTCATGGCGGAGCTGCTGCCCCGGGTCCGGGCGCTGTTGGTGCAGGCCAGGGCGCACGGGCTGGGTGTGAATATCGATGCAGAAGAAGCGGACCGGCTCGACCTGTCGCTCGATCTGTTCGAAGCCTTGGCCATGGATCCGGTGTTCGCCGGCTGGGACGGGCTTGGTTTCGTGGTGCAGGCCTACCAGAAGCGGGCACCTTATGTGCTGGACTTTCTCGTCGGGCTCGCGCGGCGAAGCGGTCACCGGCTGATGGTCCGCCTGGTGAAGGGCGCCTACTGGGACAGCGAAATCAAGCATGCCCAGGTGGCCGGTGCCAGCGACTACCCGGTATTCACACGCAAGGTATTTACCGACGTCTCGTATCTTGCGTGTGCGCGCAAGCTGCTTGAAGCGCGCGACCTGGTCTATCCCCAGTTTGCAACGCACAATGCCTACTCCGTGGCCGCCATCATGCAGATGGCTGGCGGTCAAGCCACGGCGGAGGACTTCGAATTCCAGTGCCTGTTCGGCATGGGCGAGTCCCTGTACGACCAGGTCGTCGGCCCCGATCAACTGGATCGCCAGGTGCGGATCTACGCGCCGATTGGGGACCATCGCTCCCTGTTGCCGTATCTGGTCAGACGCCTGCTGGAGAACGGGGCCAATTCGAGCTTCGTCAATCGCATCGTTGACGAACGCATTCCGGTCGATGCCCTCATCAGCGACCCGGTCGTCTCGGCCGTGATCGCAGGCGACGGGTCGAATCCGAATATTCCACCTCCGGCCTCGCTCTTCGGTGAGCAGCGTCGCAACAGTCTCGGACTCGATCTGGCCAGCGAACCGGTGAGAGAGGCCTTCGGTATCGCGTTGCAGGACAGCTACGGCCAGATGCCGACCGTGGCTCCCATGGTCGATGGAGTGTGCCCATCACATTCATCGACAGAGGCAGTGCGAAATCCTGCAGATACTCAGGACATTGTCGGAAATGTCGTCGTTGCCGATTCCAGTGCCGTCGAACAGGCGCTCTGTATTGCCATGCGCGCGGCAGAGGGCTGGGCGTTCACGCCTGTCTCGGCCCGTGCCGATCTGCTCGATCGCATGGCTGACGCCCTGGAGAGTGACCCTTTTCCGTTCATGGCCCTCGCCGTGCGCGAGGCGGGCAAGACCTGGGGCAACGCGCATGGTGAGGTGCGCGAGGCCGTGGATTTCTGTCGATACTACGCGGCCCAGGCCCGACAGACGCACGTGGCGGCCGAGACACGGCCGTTGGGTCCAGTGGTCTGCATCAGCCCGTGGAATTTTCCCCTGGCGATATTTGTCGGGCAGGTGGCCGCCGCCCTGGTTGCCGGCAATCCGGTCATCGCCAAGCCAGCCGGGCAGACGCCACTGATCGCGGCCCGTGCCGTCGGCCTGTTTCATGCGGTTGGCGTGCCGACATCGGTTCTGCAGTGCCTTCCCGGACCGGGTCGGCGGGTCGGTGCGGCGCTGGTGGCTGACGAGCGTGTGAAAGGCGTGATCTTTACCGGTTTGACCGCCACGGCGCGCCAGATTGCTCGGGCGCTCGCCGCTCGGGGAGGCGATATCCCGCTGGTGGCCGAGACAGGGGGGCAGAATGCCATGATCGTCGACTCGTCCGCCCTGCCCGAGCAGGTGATCGCCGATGTGATGAGCTCGGCGTTCGACTCGGCCGGACAGCGCTGCTCTGCCTTGCGCGTACTGTGTCTTCAGGAAGACGTCGCCGACGCCATGCTGGACATGTTGCGCGGTGCGGTTCGCCAACTGCGTGTCGGTGACCCGGCCGATGTGCGTACCGACATCGGGCCGGTCATCGACGCCGGTGCCCTGGTGCGGCTCCAGTCTCATGTGGCCGGGATGCGCGCTGTCGGGATGCCGGTTGAAGCGCCGCCGCTCTCAGAGGCGCTGCACCAAGGGCACTTCATGTCGCCCACCCTCATCGAGATCGACTCGCTTGAGCGGCTCGATGGTGAAGTGTTTGGCCCGGTATTGCACGTGCTTCGCTACAAGGCGAGTGAACTCGCCGCGCTGGTGGCGAAGATCAACGCGACGGGCTATGGACTGACCCTGGGAATTTACTCGCGCATCGATGCCCGCATTCACGCCGTGGTCAAAGAAGCACGCGCCGGCAACATCTACGTGAACCGCAACATGATCGGCGCTGTCGTGGGCGTGCAGCCTTTCGGTGGCGAGGGGTGCTCCGGGACCGGCCCGAAGGCGGGAGGCCCTTTCTATCTGAGTCGACTCACGCGCCATGCTGCACCACCGCTGAATTCGGCAGAACCTGTCGGCAACCCGTTGCTTGACGTGTTCGAATCATGGCTGTCGGACGGAGACGTACCCGGGCTTTCCGACGGCGTGCGAAGCGCGCTGATCGGCATCGCCGCTCGCTACGCCAGCCAGTCGCCGGTCGGGCTCGAATGGATGCTCACTGGCCCGACGGGAGAGCAAAATTGCTGGAAAGTGGTGCCGCGTCGCCGAGTGGCCGGCGTGAGTGAGTGCGCCCGGGGGGTGCTGCATCAGCTTGCCGCAGCGCTGGCGACCGGGAACCGTCTCTTGCTCAACGATGTCCCAATGGCGCGGTCACTGTTTGCCCAGGCGCCGGCTCAAGTGACGCAACGTCTTGTGTGGGTGCCGAACGTACTCGAGGCCGCCCCCGAGCTTGTGTTGTTCGACGGCGCCGTGGCGACGGCTGATGCCATGCGTCGGCAGCTTGCAGAGGGCAAGGGCGGTCTTGTGCCCCTTGTCACGCCATCGCCACATTACGACCTGATGCGGCTGGTGGTCGAGCGCACCGTCACGGTCAATACGACCGCGGCTGGCGTCAACGCAAGCCTCATGTCTATGGGCGATTGA
- a CDS encoding class 1 fructose-bisphosphatase, with amino-acid sequence MQRKTLTQFLIEQQRAGDMTADLRLLIEVVARAVKAISVNVSKGALAGVLGEAGSDNIQGEAQKKLDVIANDILIQANEWGGHLAAMASEEVETIQAIPRDYPKGGYLLLFDPLDGSSNIDVNVSVGTIFSVLRCPGDCQTPTEASFLQPGDDQVAAGYAVYGPSTQLVLTVGRGVHGFTLDREMGSFIYTHADMKVPEDTQEYAINSSNARHWEAPVQRYVAELQEGKTGVRGKDFNMRWVASMVADVHRILTRGGVFMYPMDEKSRSKGGKLRLMYEANPMAMLMEQAGGAATTGRERIMGLKPEKLHQRVPVIMGSRNEVERVTGYHNDA; translated from the coding sequence ATGCAGAGAAAGACGCTGACCCAGTTTTTGATCGAGCAGCAGCGAGCCGGCGACATGACGGCTGACTTGCGCCTGTTGATCGAGGTGGTGGCTCGCGCCGTGAAAGCCATCAGTGTGAATGTCTCCAAGGGCGCGCTGGCCGGCGTGCTTGGTGAAGCCGGTTCCGACAACATTCAGGGTGAGGCCCAGAAGAAGCTCGACGTGATCGCCAATGACATTCTCATTCAGGCGAATGAGTGGGGTGGGCACCTGGCAGCCATGGCCTCGGAAGAAGTCGAAACCATTCAGGCCATTCCGCGCGATTACCCCAAAGGTGGCTATCTGCTGCTCTTCGATCCGCTCGACGGTTCGTCCAACATCGACGTCAATGTGTCGGTGGGTACCATTTTCTCGGTTTTGCGTTGCCCGGGCGATTGCCAGACGCCGACCGAGGCCTCCTTTCTGCAGCCGGGCGACGATCAGGTGGCTGCCGGCTACGCCGTATATGGCCCGTCGACCCAGCTGGTGCTGACCGTCGGCCGTGGCGTCCACGGCTTTACCCTGGACCGCGAGATGGGCAGTTTCATCTACACGCACGCGGACATGAAAGTGCCCGAGGATACCCAGGAATACGCCATCAACAGTTCCAATGCGCGACATTGGGAGGCCCCGGTTCAGCGCTATGTGGCCGAACTGCAAGAGGGCAAGACCGGCGTGCGCGGGAAGGACTTCAACATGCGCTGGGTTGCCTCCATGGTGGCGGATGTACATCGCATCCTCACGCGTGGCGGTGTGTTCATGTACCCGATGGACGAGAAGTCCCGCTCGAAGGGGGGCAAATTGCGCCTCATGTATGAAGCCAACCCCATGGCAATGCTCATGGAGCAGGCGGGCGGCGCGGCAACTACGGGACGCGAGCGCATTATGGGGCTCAAACCCGAAAAGCTGCATCAGCGCGTTCCGGTGATCATGGGCTCCAGGAACGAGGTCGAGCGCGTCACCGGCTATCACAATGACGCCTGA
- a CDS encoding D-amino acid dehydrogenase has protein sequence MHVLVLGAGLAGVTSAWYLKKAGLDVTVVDRQSAPAMETSFANGGQISVSHPEPWANPGAPLTVLRWLGRDDAPLRFRPRADWHQWRWAASFLRECLPWRTHANTRAIAELARYSRQRLTELRAETGLQYTHSERGILHVFFNAREAGLIPERVRTLAAHHIGAQACDANRCIEIEPALAHMKTPPLGGIYAPDDESGDAHDFINALTTRLRQDGVRFIFDTRIDGLDHTGGLIDGVRVTHQDGRKARLEANSYVLCLGSYSPLLVAPLGERLPIYPVKGYSISVPVADASRAPTVSLTDEARRIVCSRLGDTLRVAGTAELNGYDLDLDDKRVASLKAWVARSFPGATDLEHATPWCGLRPTTPSNMPLIGKSGLLNLYYNTGHGTLGWTMACGSSAALADLMSGQRPEPDFPFLGRRFDQD, from the coding sequence ATGCACGTGCTTGTGCTCGGCGCCGGCCTTGCCGGCGTCACCTCCGCCTGGTATCTGAAAAAAGCCGGTCTCGACGTCACCGTGGTGGACCGCCAGAGCGCGCCGGCCATGGAAACGAGCTTCGCCAATGGCGGCCAGATTTCAGTCAGCCATCCGGAGCCCTGGGCCAATCCTGGCGCACCTCTGACGGTCTTGCGCTGGCTGGGACGCGATGACGCGCCACTCAGATTCCGCCCGCGTGCCGATTGGCACCAGTGGCGATGGGCCGCCAGCTTTCTGCGTGAGTGTCTCCCCTGGCGCACGCACGCGAACACCCGCGCCATTGCCGAGCTCGCGCGCTACAGCCGCCAACGCCTGACTGAATTACGTGCCGAGACCGGGTTGCAGTACACCCATTCCGAGCGCGGCATCCTGCATGTGTTCTTCAATGCGCGAGAGGCCGGGCTGATTCCGGAGCGCGTCCGGACACTCGCGGCACATCACATCGGAGCGCAAGCCTGCGATGCCAACCGGTGCATCGAGATTGAACCGGCGCTTGCCCACATGAAGACGCCGCCACTGGGCGGCATCTACGCACCTGACGATGAGTCGGGCGACGCGCACGACTTCATCAACGCGCTCACCACGCGCCTCAGACAAGATGGGGTGCGTTTCATCTTCGACACGCGCATTGACGGGCTCGACCATACTGGCGGGCTGATCGACGGCGTGCGGGTCACCCATCAGGACGGTCGGAAGGCGCGCCTTGAGGCCAACAGCTACGTCCTGTGCCTGGGCAGCTACAGTCCGCTGCTGGTCGCGCCCCTGGGGGAGCGGCTGCCCATCTACCCGGTCAAGGGATATTCCATCAGCGTGCCTGTTGCTGACGCCTCACGCGCGCCCACCGTCAGCCTTACCGACGAGGCACGCCGGATCGTGTGCTCCCGGCTGGGTGACACCTTGCGTGTGGCCGGAACCGCCGAGCTCAATGGTTATGATCTCGATCTGGACGACAAGCGCGTCGCCTCACTCAAGGCCTGGGTCGCACGCAGCTTTCCGGGCGCGACCGATCTGGAACACGCGACGCCGTGGTGCGGTCTTCGGCCGACAACGCCCAGCAACATGCCGCTGATCGGCAAGAGCGGCCTGCTCAACCTCTACTACAACACAGGCCATGGCACCCTCGGGTGGACCATGGCCTGTGGTTCGTCCGCTGCACTGGCGGACCTGATGTCAGGACAGCGGCCGGAACCCGATTTCCCGTTTCTCGGCCGTCGCTTCGATCAGGACTGA
- a CDS encoding hemerythrin domain-containing protein — MNPMEWNENLELGLAPMDATHQEFIATYNALAAADEASFLARLDDFMAHCVAHFDQENEWMAAVNFPGCHKAEHDRVLAVMTDIRKRVELGDLALGRRLVEELPPWFENHATGMDAALAFHLETIGFDTDTNTIGKPELLSGVSCSTADAVAPAEAEAQS, encoded by the coding sequence ATGAATCCGATGGAATGGAACGAGAATCTTGAACTGGGCCTGGCGCCGATGGATGCCACGCATCAGGAGTTCATTGCCACCTACAACGCCCTGGCAGCGGCTGACGAGGCCAGCTTCCTTGCTCGCCTTGACGACTTCATGGCGCATTGCGTTGCGCACTTCGATCAGGAGAACGAGTGGATGGCAGCGGTGAACTTTCCCGGATGCCACAAGGCGGAGCACGACCGTGTGCTGGCTGTGATGACTGACATCCGCAAGCGGGTGGAACTGGGTGACCTGGCGTTGGGTCGCCGTCTGGTCGAGGAGTTGCCGCCGTGGTTCGAGAATCACGCCACCGGGATGGATGCGGCGCTCGCGTTCCACCTCGAGACCATCGGCTTCGATACCGACACCAACACGATCGGCAAACCCGAATTGCTCTCTGGTGTGAGTTGCTCGACGGCTGATGCCGTTGCGCCCGCCGAGGCGGAAGCTCAGTCCTGA
- a CDS encoding glycosyltransferase, which translates to MNVLMLSDVFFPRINGVSTSIDTFRRSLPEFGVDSTLIAPAYPASWQDDERTLRIPSRYLPLDPEDRIMQRGQIRKLLPQLRALAPDVVHIQTPFVAHYAGLELAQALGVPCVATYHTFFEEYLYHYVPFAPRAWMKAAARRFSRTQCNDLDAIIVPSTAMRNALEHYGVTKPMHILPTGIPCSGFHGGDGAYFRERYGIPMERKVLLFVGRVAHEKNIGLLIDMMNTLRQRHPDTVLVVTGEGPALSSLRERCRRLGLEEYVRFLGYLDRSQALHDCYRAADLFVFASRTETQGLVLLESMALGTPVVAVAEMGTRDILGPEKGCRIAPCDPAGFAEIVDGVLNDPALRTRLAQEAHDYARTWSAQAMAARMAKIYQELAGVDAGKGPVAQRTLRPAA; encoded by the coding sequence ATGAACGTGTTGATGCTGTCTGATGTCTTCTTCCCCCGAATCAACGGCGTCAGCACCTCGATCGACACCTTTCGTCGCAGCCTGCCCGAATTCGGCGTTGATTCGACCCTCATCGCACCGGCCTACCCGGCCAGCTGGCAGGACGACGAACGCACCCTGCGCATTCCCTCGCGCTATCTGCCGCTCGATCCGGAAGACCGCATCATGCAGCGGGGCCAGATCCGCAAGTTGCTGCCCCAACTGCGCGCGCTGGCCCCGGACGTCGTGCACATCCAGACCCCGTTCGTGGCCCACTACGCCGGGCTGGAGCTTGCTCAAGCGCTGGGGGTCCCCTGCGTTGCGACCTATCACACCTTCTTCGAAGAATACCTCTACCACTACGTGCCCTTCGCGCCCCGCGCCTGGATGAAAGCCGCGGCCCGCCGATTTTCGCGTACCCAGTGCAACGATCTGGATGCGATCATCGTGCCGTCCACGGCGATGCGAAATGCCCTGGAGCACTATGGTGTGACCAAGCCCATGCACATCCTCCCCACCGGCATCCCGTGCAGCGGTTTTCATGGCGGTGACGGGGCGTACTTTCGCGAGCGCTACGGCATCCCGATGGAACGCAAGGTCCTGCTGTTTGTGGGCCGGGTGGCGCACGAGAAAAACATCGGCCTGCTCATCGACATGATGAACACCTTGCGCCAACGCCATCCGGACACCGTCCTGGTGGTCACCGGAGAGGGGCCGGCCCTGTCCAGCCTGCGCGAGCGCTGCCGACGTCTGGGGCTGGAGGAATACGTCCGCTTCCTGGGGTATCTGGACCGCAGCCAGGCCCTGCATGATTGCTACCGGGCAGCGGACCTGTTCGTTTTCGCCTCGCGAACGGAAACGCAAGGCTTGGTGCTGCTCGAATCGATGGCACTTGGCACGCCCGTGGTCGCGGTGGCCGAAATGGGCACCCGGGACATTCTCGGCCCCGAGAAAGGCTGCCGGATCGCCCCATGCGATCCGGCTGGTTTCGCCGAGATCGTTGACGGCGTGCTGAATGACCCCGCCCTGCGCACCCGGCTGGCGCAGGAGGCCCACGACTACGCGCGCACCTGGTCAGCACAAGCCATGGCCGCGCGCATGGCAAAGATCTACCAGGAACTGGCTGGCGTCGATGCCGGCAAAGGCCCCGTGGCCCAGCGAACACTTCGCCCCGCAGCATGA
- a CDS encoding ClpXP protease specificity-enhancing factor: protein MSAVSTKPYLIRAIYEWCVDQGFTPYLAAMVDENTRVPPGTAKDGQIVLNLSPDATHQLDMGNDLIEFQARFGGVAHMLRVPVGNVIAIYARENGHGMAFEVEAEEASGMDADDEVVEEEIELVDVSAPDHPPEDSPPPTGGGRNHLKVVK, encoded by the coding sequence ATGTCTGCAGTGTCCACCAAGCCCTACCTGATTCGTGCCATTTACGAATGGTGCGTGGATCAAGGCTTCACTCCGTATCTCGCCGCCATGGTGGACGAGAACACGCGCGTGCCGCCGGGAACGGCCAAGGATGGGCAGATCGTGCTCAATCTCAGCCCCGATGCCACGCATCAACTCGACATGGGCAACGATCTGATCGAGTTTCAGGCCCGTTTCGGTGGTGTGGCACACATGCTTCGGGTGCCCGTGGGCAACGTGATCGCGATCTATGCGCGCGAAAATGGCCACGGGATGGCATTTGAGGTCGAGGCCGAGGAGGCATCCGGGATGGATGCGGATGACGAGGTCGTCGAAGAGGAAATCGAGCTGGTCGACGTGTCGGCGCCGGACCACCCGCCGGAAGATTCGCCCCCACCCACGGGTGGCGGTCGAAACCACCTCAAGGTTGTCAAGTAA
- a CDS encoding glutathione S-transferase N-terminal domain-containing protein, protein MMNLYSGTTDPFSHRCRIVLFEKGMDFQVIDVDLDHKPEDIAVINPYNRVPVLVDRDLVLHEANIINEYIDERFPHPQLMPPDPIMRARARQLLHTFEQELFADIDLLEKNEKGADKVRANVRDQLTQLAPMFASQTYMLGEEFSMLDVAVAPLLWRLEHYGIELPKAAAPLMKYAERIFSRQGFIDALTPSEKVMRR, encoded by the coding sequence ATGATGAATCTGTACTCCGGAACGACGGACCCCTTCAGCCACCGTTGCCGGATTGTGCTTTTCGAAAAAGGGATGGATTTCCAGGTCATTGATGTGGACCTGGATCACAAGCCCGAAGATATCGCCGTCATCAACCCGTACAACCGGGTGCCGGTGCTCGTTGATCGTGACCTCGTCCTGCACGAAGCCAACATCATCAATGAGTACATCGATGAGCGCTTCCCCCATCCGCAACTGATGCCGCCAGACCCGATCATGCGTGCGCGTGCGCGCCAGTTGCTGCACACGTTCGAGCAGGAGCTGTTTGCCGACATCGATCTGCTTGAGAAGAATGAAAAGGGCGCCGACAAGGTGCGCGCCAATGTGCGCGACCAGCTCACTCAGCTGGCACCGATGTTTGCCAGCCAGACCTATATGCTGGGTGAGGAGTTTTCCATGCTTGACGTGGCAGTCGCCCCGTTGCTGTGGCGCCTGGAGCATTACGGCATCGAGCTGCCGAAGGCGGCTGCGCCGTTGATGAAGTATGCTGAGCGTATCTTCAGCCGTCAGGGCTTTATCGATGCCCTGACGCCGTCCGAAAAGGTCATGCGTCGTTAA
- a CDS encoding cytochrome c1: MKFVKRLAAAILFVPAMAMASGEELHLDKAPVSMDGASLQHGAKLFVNYCLNCHGASYLRYNRLEEIGLSETMIKDNLMFTTDKIGEQMKIAMRRDDGNQWFGAAPPDLSLIARSRASEFGSGADWLYTYLRGFYRDETRPTGWNNTVFPNVGMPHVLWQLQGDQMAKEGEHGVELELAKPGTMTTEEYDKAVGDLVSYLVWMGEPVAEKRKAIGMWVLIFLAGMFVLSYALKKNYWRDIH, encoded by the coding sequence ATGAAATTCGTGAAACGTCTGGCCGCCGCGATTCTGTTCGTGCCGGCGATGGCGATGGCGTCGGGCGAGGAGCTGCATCTGGACAAGGCGCCGGTCAGCATGGACGGCGCATCCCTGCAACACGGTGCCAAGCTGTTCGTGAACTACTGTCTGAACTGCCATGGTGCGAGCTATCTTCGCTACAACCGTCTGGAAGAGATTGGTCTTTCCGAGACCATGATCAAGGACAACCTCATGTTCACCACCGACAAGATCGGTGAACAGATGAAGATCGCCATGCGTCGTGATGATGGCAATCAGTGGTTTGGTGCGGCGCCCCCGGATCTGAGCCTGATTGCCCGCTCCCGTGCTTCCGAGTTCGGCAGTGGTGCGGACTGGCTTTACACCTACCTGCGTGGTTTCTACCGCGATGAGACACGTCCGACCGGCTGGAACAATACCGTGTTCCCGAACGTGGGCATGCCGCATGTCCTGTGGCAGCTGCAGGGTGATCAGATGGCCAAGGAAGGCGAGCACGGTGTTGAGCTGGAACTGGCCAAGCCGGGCACCATGACCACCGAGGAATACGACAAAGCCGTGGGCGATCTCGTGTCCTATCTGGTGTGGATGGGCGAACCGGTTGCCGAAAAGCGCAAGGCCATTGGCATGTGGGTGCTCATTTTCCTCGCTGGCATGTTCGTCCTGAGCTACGCGCTCAAGAAGAACTACTGGCGCGACATCCACTAA
- a CDS encoding cytochrome b produces the protein MTTKSQELLNWIDARFPLTSTWKAHLSEYYAPKNFNFWYFFGSLALLVLVIQIVTGIFLVMHYKPDAALNAAGVPAAFASVEYIMRDVPGGWLIRYLHSTGASAFFVVVYLHMFRGLLYGSYRKPRELIWLFGVAIFLALMAEAFMGYLLPWGQMSFWGAQVIVNLFSAIPVIGPDLSVVIRGDFVVSDATLNRFFSFHVIAVPLVLIGLVAAHIVALHEVGSNNPDGVEIKKKKDANGIPLDGIPFHPYYTVKDIVGVVGFLIVFTAVVFFAPEGGGYFLEYNNFIPADPLKTPPHIAPVWYFTPFYSLLRAVTYPLFGLDAKFWGVVAMGAGVVIFAFLPWLDRSPVKSIRYKGPIFKTALVIFVICFFILGYLGVQPPDNGGIKDRTAQICSVLYFAFFLLMPWYSKMDSYKAEPERVTFK, from the coding sequence ATGACGACCAAATCACAAGAATTGCTCAACTGGATCGACGCGCGCTTCCCGCTCACGTCGACCTGGAAGGCGCACCTGTCCGAGTACTATGCGCCGAAAAACTTCAACTTCTGGTACTTCTTCGGCTCGCTGGCCCTGCTGGTGCTGGTGATCCAGATCGTGACCGGCATCTTCCTGGTCATGCACTACAAGCCGGACGCCGCCCTGAACGCCGCAGGCGTGCCGGCCGCGTTTGCCTCGGTCGAGTACATCATGCGTGATGTGCCGGGGGGCTGGCTGATCCGTTACCTGCACTCCACGGGCGCCTCCGCCTTCTTCGTGGTGGTGTACCTGCACATGTTCCGTGGTCTGCTCTACGGCTCCTACCGCAAGCCCCGCGAGCTCATCTGGCTGTTCGGTGTGGCCATCTTCCTGGCGCTCATGGCCGAAGCCTTCATGGGCTATCTGCTGCCCTGGGGACAGATGTCGTTCTGGGGGGCACAGGTGATCGTGAACCTGTTCTCCGCGATTCCTGTGATCGGCCCGGATCTGTCCGTGGTCATTCGTGGTGACTTCGTGGTCTCCGACGCAACGCTGAACCGCTTCTTCTCCTTCCACGTGATCGCCGTGCCGCTGGTGCTCATCGGCCTTGTGGCAGCCCACATCGTGGCGCTGCACGAAGTCGGCTCCAACAACCCGGACGGTGTGGAAATCAAGAAGAAGAAAGACGCGAACGGCATTCCGCTCGACGGCATTCCCTTCCACCCGTATTACACGGTGAAGGACATTGTCGGCGTGGTCGGCTTCCTGATCGTGTTCACCGCGGTCGTCTTCTTTGCCCCTGAGGGTGGCGGCTACTTCCTGGAGTACAACAACTTCATCCCGGCCGATCCGCTCAAGACGCCGCCGCACATCGCGCCGGTGTGGTACTTCACCCCGTTCTATTCGCTGCTGCGTGCCGTGACCTATCCGCTGTTCGGTCTCGACGCCAAGTTCTGGGGTGTGGTCGCCATGGGCGCCGGGGTCGTGATCTTCGCCTTCCTGCCGTGGCTCGATCGTAGCCCGGTGAAGTCGATCCGCTACAAGGGCCCGATCTTCAAGACCGCGCTGGTGATCTTCGTGATCTGCTTCTTCATCCTCGGCTATCTGGGCGTTCAGCCGCCTGACAACGGTGGCATCAAGGACCGCACCGCCCAGATCTGCTCGGTGCTGTACTTCGCCTTCTTCCTGCTGATGCCGTGGTACAGCAAGATGGACAGCTACAAGGCCGAACCGGAAAGGGTGACGTTCAAATGA